TGTCCTATCACTGCCGTGCACGCGACTCAGTCCCACGTGTCTTGGTTGGTTACATCAGTTGTACATCGCTACAGGTAactgtttgctggtttgtttgtctgttgtgtttcTCTGATGATTTACTTTATCTatctgtgtgcttgtttctgttttctgtataCATGATGTtgaggcgttgtgtgtgtgtgtgtgtgtgccagtgtgtgtcacacacacacacacacacacacacacacacacacacacacacacattgtcaatgCCGTGCTTGATGCCGTCTATGCTGTACTGGAAATCAGTTGTCATTTTAGCGTTTAAATGCATGTCACGTTTTACACATCGACTTCTCATAATATACTGTGTAATTTAGCATGCACTACTGACATGGAAATGGactgaataatatatatatatatatatatatatatatatatatatatatatatatatgagagagagagagagagagagagatcagtatttCTCTTTTAAGTTCTACAAATGTATCGCCTTCTTGTCACAGTGTATTTCTCTTTGGAAACATGACTGGGATAGCAGTGACGAAGACTGAGCCGCTGGATCTCGGCTAGAAGATGGTCCTGAAGTCGCTTCATTCTCTTGATATATCAGTAAAGTTGTTGTTCTGGGAAGAGCCGGGGTAGACATGAGCAGAAATAATTAACATAATCATGGTCATGGTCGAAGTTGGTTTTGATCTGATTCGCCGACTGCAAAGAAATAGTCACGGTGACCACGATGTAGTGACGACAGACAAACGTGCATGTGCGCACAGCGATACTGACCGGATCGACCTGTTCAGTAAGCACGCAGTACAAATTGCGTCAGTCTGTGAAACAGTCACTGAGACCCCCGCCCTCAGCACAACTGAGGCAAAGTCGGTCTGCCAACGTGGTCTGCGTCACgcactttttctgtttctctgcaccGGCTCACCCGTTGGCAGCTGTCAACAGCAGTCAGTAGTAACACGGTACATGCGGCCATTATGGCAGCCTGACTTTGCCGTGCTTCACTGAGAAGAGAGTTCACACagggaagaaaaagataaaataaataaataaataaataaaacaaaacaaaacaaacaaaaaatcccccccaaaacaaaaaaaacaaaaacagaaacaaacaaacaaacgacaacaacacacacacacacacacacacacacacacacacacggcatacaggtacaagcatggtgttagtaaaatgtatgggaaaaattgaacaaaatgaaagaaacaacacacacacaacacacaccgcacgacagatcagagtgggggatggagggtgagggaggttataAGACAACCATAGACATAGCTAtttacagtacactacagtacagttaGTCGCAGAGGAAACTTTTGCACACTGGCAcgacacgcatgcacatgcatattcacacaaacatgcgtcacggcacaccggcacacacacacacacacgccgtgacacacgcacacacacacacaccgtgacacgcacgcacgcacgcacgcacacgcacacacacacacacacacacacacacacacacacagagaataggaAACAGTACAGTACCATGCAATAAAAGAATGACATTATTCAATACAATCGTTCGTTTCTTGGAGATTTAAGCATCTATAATtatattccccctccccccctctcccccaccacacacacacccctctcccactacTGTTGCATGTGACCATCGCAATCTGAGCTGACAATAACTTGGTCAGTCATGGAATAAGTATCCCGTTTTGGATTTTGCTGACACCTGCCGTTGTCTACCACATCACACCTTGACAAATACACCTGTGACCATGACTGTCCAGCCATGTGACTATGTAAATAAAACATTTGCGCAATCTTTCTGTTATTTTGGGTCGTCTTCAAAGACTGTCGTCAGTCACTGTATTTGAAATCGGGTTCTGCTCTAAAAATAACTGTCTGTGAATTTCCGATTCCCACCTGcaccaatggtgtgtgtgtgtgtgtgtgtgtgtgtgtgtgtgtgtgtgtgtgtgtgtgtgttccagtgatcGAAGAATCACATGAACATAGTGAGTTCAGAGTTACTTTTTGATGACGACGACTGAGTTTTACGTCGACAACGGGCAATTCCAACCCGTGGAATTAATCAACTGCAGATGATGAGTTTCATTTCCAGGTTTGGAATTTCTGACACAGATGACGCTCTAAGTTTTCCAGCTGAGTGATTTCTGTCTGTGTAGTTATCATCAGTGTTAAGTTGTTGGAATCTGACCCAGGATATATACTTCACACTTTCATTGGCTGCTAATTAAGTCTTGGGCATCTTGTTATTTGATTTATACAGTTACTGAGTGTTCAAATTCCTAAACAGCCCCGTCTGCCTCTAAACACTGGACATAAAAAGCATGACATTTTGTAGTTTTATTTGAAAACAATGCAGTCATCATTAGAAAGACAGTTGTATGTGAGCAGTGGGTACAGGCAACAAGTACTGTTTCCTCAGTAAAATCTCTTCATAAAGTCCCAACCAACAAAATGTTTTCTGAACACCGGAATGTTTGGAATTTTTTCTTCGCGACCTGTACATTTAATGTAGGTTACACATTAGTTactgtctctcttccacccctatgtatgtgtgggtgaggggagtTAGGGtggttgaggggcgggggggatctctgtgtgtgtgtctctatgtgcgtgtgtgtgtaagtttgtgtgtgtgtcaataggtcatatcaatgtgtgtgtgtgtgtgcgtgtgtgcgcgtgcatgtgacggtgtgtgtgtgtgtgtgtgcgtgtgcatgcatgtgacggtgtgtgtgtgtgtgtgtgtgtgcgcgcgcgcgcgcgtgtatgtgtacctTTCAACCTTTAACATTTGGACTGACTTCACCTTTCATTGATTTCACCTTTCAAACCTTTAACATTTGGATTGACTCCACCTTTCAACAGAACTATGGCAGCAGCGGCCGCAGCAGCAGCCGTCCATCTAGTGCCGGCTCCAGACCGACCTCCTGTGGAGATCAGCAGTGCAGTGTATCCGCAGTACTGCATGATGAAGGCTCGTGAGGCCACTTTCCAGTCGTGGCCCCAGGCCCTGTCTCAGCTTTTTCCTCCCCAGGAACTCGTCATGCAGGGCTTCTATTATGCAGGTACAGGGCTCTGGGTATCGGCCTGgctttcacttcctctctcttgactccacgatgtgtgtgtgtgtgactctgtgtgtgtatcactgtgtgtgtgtgtgtgtgtgtgtgtgtgtgtgtgtgtgtgtgtcactctctctctctctctctgtatgtgtgtgtgtgtgtgtgtgtgtgtgtgtgtgtgtgtgtgtgtgatcatgtacaGCACTGTTTTAAACCCTTGCAAATGACTTCTTGTAGAATAATTAATTGGTAAAGAATGATTTTACTACTAAACGTGACTGTGTAACAGTTGAAAGATAACCGTCTCAAAACGGAAGAAAAGATTGTTTGTTACATTACACACAAGGGTATTTGGACAGTTCATAACTTCCTTGCATGTTTAAATAGTGGATGGAAGAAATGACTGAAtgttttatttaatattttgatTTTATATAAATATGTCAAAAAAACCAGAAACCATGTGCAAACTACCGAGAATGTTTCCcttacatgacgggcgcaatagccgagtggttaaagcgtcggactttcaatctgagggtcccgggttcgaatctcggtgacggcgcctggtgggtgaagggtggagattttccagtctcccaggtcaacatatgtgcagacctgctagtgcttgaacccccttcgtgtgtatacgcaagcagaagatcaaacacgcacgttaaagatcctgtaatccatgtcagcgttcggtgggttatggaaacaagaacatacccagcatgcacacccccgaaaacggagtatagctgcctacatggcggggtaaaaacggtcatacacgtaaaaacccactcgtgcatatacgagtgaacgtgggagttgcagcgcacGAACGCAGAAGTAGTAGTTTCCCTTAcatgattagaaaaaaaatcctttgaaaCCTGAATGGAGGGAGTATGACTTACTGAAGAGTGTTTGCCTTGGGCAGGTTACGCTGACTGTATCCGCTGTTTTTACTGCGGCGTCGGCTTGAAGTCTTGGGCTGCTCATGATGACGTGATGGTGGAGCACGTCCGCTGGCGGCCATCTTGTGGTTACGTGCTGAACATCAAGGGCAGACAGTTTGTCAATGACATCAAGACTCGTATACAGGCAAGTGATGTGTGTCTCAATGACATCAAGACTTGTATACAGGCAAGTGATGTGTGTCTCAATGACATCAAGACTCGTATACAGGTAAGTGATGTGTGTCTCAGTGACATCAAGACTCGTatacactcactcagtctggctccgcaactaagccattattgtcgttagtagggggcttagtaggtggtgtcctaactcgtcagttaaatcagaacaggcaccactgaacaccaccgaagtgactcagcagcagtgcagggtctcctctggtgtgtggcctcctggcagccTACCATTgatggttccatgtggactgccgacgctggaactgtgacggacgaagccgggtgtggccgtgtatgggggaatctaaatgagcggcgtgggagtaatgccacttaaacggtgcagatgatgggacagtaaaaagaaaaaaaaaagaagaaaaaaaaaagaagactcgtATACAGGTAAGTGATGTGTGTCCAAGGACTCCAGGGGTGGGGTACATGAATGATCTTaccagcactaagtttgcttattgttaagaatgttcctaactccatggTAAACTTCACATACTTAGGTACATTCTTAACTATAAGCGAACTTACTGctgctaacacacacatgcacacacatacacacacacacgcgcacatgcacacacacacacacatactcatgcacacacacacacacactaatcgacacacacactcatgaacacacacagagtttgttctTTTAACTAACCTGTAGACAGTGCTTCATGCAGACAGgtggatcagtttcagtttgtaaAATGACctgttgatcagtgctgtgaAATGACctgttgatcagtgctgtgaACTGACCCCTGTTGATCAGTGCTGTAAAATGACctgttgatcagtgctgtgaAATGACctgttgatcagtgctgtgaACTGACCCctgttgatcagtgctgtgaAATGACctgttgatcagtgctgtgaAATGACCTGTTGATCAGTACTGTGAAATGACCTGTTGAATAGTGCTGTGAAATGACCTGTAGATCAGTATGACCTGAGTGGGTCAGGATGTCAGACGATGTAAGGTGAGGTGCTAATGTTTGTGCTCATTTTTCAAAACATGTCACGGGACTTTTCCTAGCACCTGGCTGACTCTGTTGCTCCCCAGTTCTGCACACagacgtaataataataataataataataataatggtatttatatagcactgaatcttgtgcatagacaaatcaaagcgctttcgcaccagtcgttcacacgcatgcataactctaaaactggagaaactgaagacaaggaagaggcagggaagggaggctattttggaaagaggtgggttttaaggctagacttgaaagagctgaacgtggagacttgacgaagtaaacgaggaagttcattccaattgcaaggtccagagacagagaaagaacggcggccaacagtcgaaggtttgaatctaggtatgcgtaaacagagtggatccgaagcttatcgtagtgagcaagatggagtgaagaggtgaaggcagccacagagataggaaggggctgatttgtgaatacatttataacatagagtgctgatcttgtactttattctgtgtgagacagggagccagtggagatgttgcaagaggagtgatgtgctcagacgtGACACAGACGATGTGTTTAAATGTGTTTTTAATATGaacacagcaaagtgagagctgtattatcaatggtttctccagtcaatggaaaaccatttacagctgagtcttttgtgaaggactatgactctcaaactaggaggcaaaattgcacttgctcttagtgctgcagccttgtgggctagttggcctttgggaaccatcccaacgccgactgtcctaaaaccctcttggccgagagagtggggatgtacttgggcaagacactctccactataatcaaattctagcccaaatagtcggaacagcagttgcctcctctgctgttctgatggtcattgtcggacacgactgactatcatatatatatatatatataatatgaacaCATGGCATGCAACAACTCTCTGATACAGTTATacagcaggacacagacatgaCCAAAAAAATCCACAAACTTGCCACACAGGTATGCACCAAGGTAACTTTTTCTCAAATTTGGCAGAATGAATGATTGCTATGCTTGGGTCTTTGGAATGGGTCGGTGGACTGGATAGAAGACTTGATTTCAGTTAATGTAGTAATGTAGATAGACAAAAACTCTAATGTGTAAGCTTTTTGTGTGACCTCAAAGATCAAGGTCTCTGGTTTAGTATTTACGTTTAAAGGAA
The window above is part of the Babylonia areolata isolate BAREFJ2019XMU chromosome 23, ASM4173473v1, whole genome shotgun sequence genome. Proteins encoded here:
- the LOC143298127 gene encoding death-associated inhibitor of apoptosis 2-like isoform X2: MAAAAAAAAVHLVPAPDRPPVEISSAVYPQYCMMKAREATFQSWPQALSQLFPPQELVMQGFYYAGYADCIRCFYCGVGLKSWAAHDDVMVEHVRWRPSCGYVLNIKGRQFVNDIKTRIQASDVCLNDIKTCIQASDVCLNDIKTRIQREQRGEAVDTDSPGETEGGWRVQEVVQMVRQMGLPPTVVTQAVERLQEPEAEDPERMAAETAERIQAENEQMRATQTCRICRQARVGLIFLPCGHLLTCVRCGTQSSNCLACGQTIRATANVFLT